The following coding sequences lie in one Cannabis sativa cultivar Pink pepper isolate KNU-18-1 chromosome 5, ASM2916894v1, whole genome shotgun sequence genomic window:
- the LOC115715712 gene encoding cyclic nucleotide-gated ion channel 1 yields MNNILEEKGSEYSLRESIKNSIGRKDDDHYHPWAAFSSKKWSKIFLASCVIGVSIDPLFLYIPIVRDEGKCLDTDNNMKIIALVLRSLTDFAYVLHIIFRLKDALTISMQLGQSIFHGLPWPYLLIDVLAILPIPQVVVLIHFSKITGLEYLDARKFINLILLLQYVPRILRVYLSAKELGSSFDSLARRVWVRGTFLFFLYIISGHIFGAFWYFYSIVRETSCWHKACHKLRKDPTNEHECDPGPFVCGEEHPMKNWRKMNEYCPVNPPNATVFDFGIFSQAIESRIVCNATDFPKKFFRSFWWGLKNLSSFGQNLDTSSSVQENIFSIIICILGLLLFLYLIGNLQTCMQLETTKSEKARRKIGSIQPQIESYLSSINEIKPYKKKVIKKYLSQTIRQGKDFDARHLFSHIQDERANPNEFAAWVNKILGVKKYERNTIEEKAELWISKNEISKLDETPKIKKFIELRFEEGQDVDIVNLLYVLPFSLGMLIKKHMCFPILKKVSLLQNMDDYVYETICKYLKPVTYLEKNYIIRKGEPLDMMLLITQGVVWTFGSSTCPIDGLQKGDFFGNELIEWQLNLESSSSYYKDLPISSVNLKSHTKVEGFALMAIDLKHVLSSCWHKFHKHNSTNSNDQDMKSFAAISTQRIFRCYRRNRKAQKNKNEHSICVKTVSCNCF; encoded by the exons ATGAACAATATTCTTGAAGAAAAGGGTTCGGAGTACTCATTGcg TGAGTCAATAAAGAATAGTATTGGAAGAAAAGATGATGATCACTATCATCCATGGGCAGCATTCAGCTCCAAAAAATGGTCTAAAATATTCTTAGCTTCATGTGTGATTGGAGTCTCCATTGATCCATTGTTCCTCTACATTCCAATTGTAAGAGATGAAGGAAAGTGCCTTGACACAGACAACAATATGAAGATCATAGCTCTTGTTTTACGATCTCTTACCGATTTCGCCTATGTTTTACACATCATATTTCGGCTTAAGGATGCCCTAACCATCTCTATGCAACTTGGTCAATCCATTTTCCATGGCCTTCCTTGGCCTTATCTTCTAATCGATGTTTTAGCCATTCTTCCAATTCCACAG GTGGTAGTTTTGATACACTTCTCAAAGATTACTGGATTAGAATATTTGGATGCAAGAAAGTTCATCAATTTAatacttcttcttcaatatgtgCCTCGAATTCTTCGTGTCTACTTATCAGCAAAAGAGTTGGGATCGAGTTTCGACTCACTTGCTAGACGTGTATGGGTCAGAGGCACCTTCTTATTTTTCCTCTATATTATTTCTGGTCAT ATATTTGGAGCGTTTTGGTACTTTTATTCGATTGTACGTGAGACATCTTGTTGGCACAAAGCATGTCATAAACTTCGAAAAGATCCTACAAATGAACACGAATGTGATCCCGGTCCATTTGTGTGTGGTGAAGAACATCCCATGAAAAATTGGAGAAAGATGAATGAGTATTGCCCAGTTAATCCACCAAATGCAACTGTCTTCGATTTCGGAATATTTTCTCAAGCCATTGAATCGCGTATAGTTTGCAATGCAACTGATTTTCCCAAAAAATTCTTTCGTAGTTTCTGGTggggtttgaaaaatttaag TTCTTTTGGTCAAAACCTTGACACAAGTAGCAGTGTACaagaaaatatcttttcaattaTCATTTGTATCTTGGGTTTACTTTTGTTTTTATATCTTATTGGAAATTTGCAG aCATGCATGCAGTTGGAAACCACAAAGTCAGAAAAGGCAAGGAGAAAGATAGGTAGCATACAACCACAAATAGAATCTTATTTATCAAGCATTAATGAGATTAAACCTTATAAGAAAAAGGTCATCAAGAAATACCTAAGTCAAACAATTAGACAAGGCAAAGATTTTGATGCTCGACATCTTTTTTCTCATATTCAAGATGAGCGTGCTAATCCTAATGAG tttGCAGCTTGGGTGAACAAAATATTGGGTGTCAAAAAATATGAGAGGAATACAATAGAAGAAAAGGCAGAGTTGTGGATatcaaaaaatgaaatttcTAAGCTGGATGAAACACCAAAGATTAAGAAATTCATTGAATTGAGATTTGAAGAAGGACAAGATGTTGATATTGTCAACCTTTTGTATGTACTTCCTTTCTCATTGGGAATGTTAATCAAGAAACACATGTGTTTCCCTATATTAAAAAAg gTTTCATTGCTTCAAAACATGGATGACTACGTCTATGAAACAATTTGCAAATATTTGAAGCCAGTGACAtatttagagaaaaattataTCATTCGAAAAGGAGAGCCACTCGATATGATGTTGTTGATAACACAAGGTGTTGTGTGGACATTTGGAAGTAGTACTTGTCCCATAGATGGTCTTCAAAAAGGTGATTTTTTTGGAAATGAACTCATAGAATGGCAATTAAACTTGGAATCATCATCATCCTATTATAAGGACCTTCCAATCTCTAGTGTTAATCTCAAATCCCATACAAAAGTTGAAGGCTTTGCTTTAATGGCAATTGACTTGAAACATGTACTTTCAAGTTGTTGGCACAAGTTTCATAAACACAACTCAACTAATTCTAATGATCAGGACATGAAATCTTTTGCAGCTATATCTACTCAACGAATTTTTCGATGTTACAGGAGGAATAGAAAAGCACAAAAGAATAAGAATGAGCACAGCATATGTGTCAAGACAGTTAGTTGTAACTGTTTTTAG